In Streptomyces caniferus, one DNA window encodes the following:
- a CDS encoding TSUP family transporter yields the protein MPELSVLVFASVAVFLGALVQGSLGVGLALVSAPVVQIAAPSLMPGSLLLVAAVLAALGAVREISHTDWHGVSWAMAGRIVGTVAASYVILVVSVSTLDLLSAGITLGVVSLLAFDPARLPKNRGTLIASGAVAGLTGTTSSIGGPFIALVYHQEPGPRIRGTLSVFYTAGTLLSLGSLTVVGRLPSEQLAFGAMLLPAVVAGFALSGPVRRRVDGGGRMRNGVLVLAVVAALVLLVRGLVAIVTG from the coding sequence ATGCCTGAGCTGTCCGTTCTCGTCTTCGCGTCCGTCGCGGTGTTCCTCGGCGCGCTCGTCCAGGGCAGCCTGGGGGTGGGGCTCGCCCTGGTGTCGGCGCCGGTGGTGCAGATCGCCGCGCCGAGTCTGATGCCGGGGTCACTGCTCCTGGTCGCCGCCGTCCTGGCCGCGCTCGGGGCGGTCCGGGAGATCTCCCACACCGACTGGCACGGCGTCTCCTGGGCGATGGCCGGGCGGATCGTGGGCACGGTCGCGGCCTCGTACGTGATCCTCGTGGTCTCGGTGTCGACGCTCGACCTGCTCTCGGCGGGCATCACCCTGGGCGTCGTCTCGCTCCTCGCCTTCGACCCGGCCAGGCTGCCCAAGAACCGGGGCACGCTGATCGCCTCCGGCGCCGTGGCGGGCCTCACCGGGACGACATCGTCCATCGGCGGGCCGTTCATCGCGCTCGTCTACCACCAGGAACCCGGGCCCAGGATCCGTGGCACCCTCAGCGTCTTCTACACGGCAGGGACGCTGCTCTCGCTCGGCTCCCTCACCGTCGTCGGCCGGCTGCCCAGCGAACAACTGGCCTTCGGGGCGATGCTGTTGCCCGCGGTGGTGGCCGGATTCGCGCTGTCGGGGCCGGTCCGGCGGCGGGTGGACGGCGGCGGCCGGATGCGCAACGGAGTGCTCGTCCTCGCGGTCGTCGCCGCGCTCGTCCTTCTCGTCCGGGGGCTGGTCGCCATCGTGACGGGATGA
- a CDS encoding NAD(P)-dependent oxidoreductase, with protein MRVGFAGLGSMGGGMCRRLAERGFDVVAYDAEASVAAAAGAHPGVRTAASVADLAAPVVVTMLPDGAAVWQVAEGLLPHLAAGSLIVDTGSSAPEDTLALGRAAAAYEVSVVDAPVSGSPAAARAGELTLMAAGEPGDVERAEHVLGALGTVYRVGPAGAGHALKALNNLLSAVNLAAVAEVMLAGRAFGLEPAAMLEVINASTGRNHASQTKLPDHVLSGTFDSGFALRLMLKDIRIGASLLDSAGGPAAFGHACRELWEKAHDELPAGADNVEVVRWLENASGRELRA; from the coding sequence ATGCGGGTGGGATTTGCGGGACTGGGGTCCATGGGCGGTGGGATGTGCCGCCGGCTCGCGGAGCGCGGGTTCGACGTGGTCGCGTACGACGCCGAGGCGAGCGTCGCCGCGGCGGCCGGCGCACACCCGGGCGTGCGCACGGCGGCGTCCGTCGCGGATCTGGCCGCGCCGGTGGTGGTCACCATGCTCCCCGACGGAGCGGCAGTTTGGCAGGTGGCCGAGGGGCTGCTCCCGCACCTCGCCGCGGGCTCCCTGATCGTCGACACGGGCTCCTCGGCACCCGAGGACACCCTGGCCCTCGGCCGCGCGGCCGCCGCGTACGAGGTCTCCGTGGTCGACGCGCCGGTCTCCGGATCCCCGGCCGCCGCGCGCGCGGGTGAGCTGACGCTGATGGCCGCGGGCGAACCCGGGGACGTGGAGCGGGCGGAGCACGTGCTCGGCGCGCTCGGCACGGTGTACCGGGTGGGCCCCGCGGGCGCGGGCCACGCGCTGAAGGCGCTCAACAACCTGCTCTCCGCGGTCAATCTCGCCGCGGTCGCCGAAGTCATGCTCGCCGGACGGGCGTTCGGTCTCGAACCCGCGGCGATGCTGGAGGTGATCAACGCGTCCACCGGCCGCAACCACGCCTCGCAGACCAAGCTCCCCGACCATGTGCTGTCCGGCACCTTCGACTCGGGCTTCGCGCTGCGTCTGATGCTCAAGGACATCCGCATCGGCGCGTCGCTGCTCGACTCCGCGGGCGGCCCCGCCGCCTTCGGCCACGCCTGCCGGGAGCTGTGGGAGAAGGCGCACGACGAACTGCCGGCGGGCGCCGACAACGTCGAGGTCGTGCGCTGGCTGGAGAACGCATCGGGACGGGAGCTGCGCGCATGA
- a CDS encoding diiron oxygenase translates to MSIAEHEQTIEGDHEDGHAHGIDESVLRRIADSWPRRATIRTDLDRISEPEEYDEQLPDYPEHLLPFAEHPLYLAAAPEQRQKVLTMAWLVYNERVIAAEEHVANPTFAMIMHGAFPGADGLQLKRAVQQTHVDEVWHTYMHMIAMQRTREVREITGEPAYPHTVTYRRLLEADAKASERWERDLLKLVWTTVSEISVNAYLELLSRDTTVQPLHALVPRLHARDESAHSSVMVEVAKALYVHMNTEQRRVFVDSLPTALHAFVEQDFAVWPGILRAAGFEKADEIVEDCRRQAGTGLLVRDFSGVRRIVREMELEDQVDFDFGTE, encoded by the coding sequence TTGAGCATCGCCGAGCACGAGCAGACCATCGAGGGCGACCACGAGGACGGCCACGCGCACGGCATCGACGAGAGCGTGCTGCGCCGGATCGCCGACTCCTGGCCGCGGCGCGCCACGATCCGCACCGATCTGGACCGGATATCGGAGCCGGAGGAGTACGACGAGCAGCTGCCGGACTACCCGGAGCACCTGCTGCCGTTCGCCGAGCACCCCCTGTACCTCGCGGCCGCGCCCGAGCAGCGCCAGAAGGTCCTCACCATGGCCTGGCTGGTCTACAACGAGCGGGTGATCGCGGCCGAGGAGCACGTCGCCAACCCGACCTTCGCCATGATCATGCACGGCGCCTTTCCCGGTGCCGACGGCCTCCAGCTCAAGCGCGCCGTCCAGCAGACGCACGTGGACGAGGTCTGGCACACGTACATGCACATGATCGCGATGCAGCGCACCCGTGAGGTCCGGGAGATCACCGGCGAGCCCGCCTACCCGCACACGGTCACCTACCGCCGCCTCCTGGAGGCCGACGCGAAGGCGTCGGAGCGCTGGGAGCGCGACCTCCTGAAGCTGGTGTGGACGACCGTCTCGGAGATCAGCGTCAACGCCTATCTGGAACTGCTCTCGCGCGACACCACCGTCCAGCCGCTGCACGCCCTGGTGCCCCGGCTGCACGCCCGCGACGAGTCCGCGCACTCCTCCGTCATGGTCGAGGTCGCCAAGGCGCTGTACGTGCACATGAACACCGAACAGCGCCGCGTCTTCGTCGACTCGCTGCCCACGGCGCTGCACGCCTTCGTGGAGCAGGACTTCGCGGTGTGGCCCGGCATTCTGCGGGCGGCCGGGTTCGAGAAGGCCGACGAGATCGTCGAGGACTGCCGTCGCCAGGCCGGCACCGGCCTGCTGGTGCGCGACTTCTCCGGGGTGCGGCGCATCGTGCGCGAGATGGAGCTCGAGGACCAGGTCGACTTCGACTTCGGGACCGAGTGA
- a CDS encoding ATP-grasp domain-containing protein, whose protein sequence is MTHQNAPRIAVIGGKVATLKKARQAGFDIVWVYGPQELDPAGLEWVAEAHLTDYRDPQAVADLLAAVHRHRPLARVVSIIEDGLESAAAATTALGLPGTGLDTVRVLQDKLAFRELLAERGIEGVAARLGHDEADIRAFVAEFGPAVIKPRYGSGSLGVRLVQGPDAVTEVAAWAAEFGLHTFVMEQYLQGPEFSVEAFSFAGEHVVVAYTAKEKLDSFVELGHVQPAGLDADTTARIDSLVSRMLDAVGVTDGPSHTEVILTSDGPRLVESHNRRGGDRITDLAHEVYGTDIDALGFLWYADRTAPITPGPARGGGAIRFLTAEPGIVESVTGADEVRADPRVVALQLSVAPGDTVAPIAWSYDRSGLLIVRGDSADEARALAHELAARITIRTRPDTASGTPRSIAAVAPRPERLLGTTPSGPGS, encoded by the coding sequence ATGACGCACCAGAACGCACCGCGGATCGCGGTCATCGGCGGAAAGGTCGCCACCCTGAAGAAGGCCCGGCAGGCCGGCTTCGACATCGTCTGGGTGTACGGCCCGCAGGAACTCGACCCGGCAGGGCTGGAGTGGGTGGCCGAGGCCCACCTCACGGACTACCGCGACCCACAGGCCGTCGCCGACCTCCTCGCCGCCGTGCACCGGCACCGGCCGCTGGCCCGGGTCGTCTCGATCATCGAAGACGGCCTGGAGTCGGCCGCGGCCGCGACGACGGCGCTCGGCCTGCCGGGCACCGGCCTCGACACCGTCCGCGTGCTGCAGGACAAGCTGGCCTTCCGGGAGCTGCTCGCCGAGCGGGGCATCGAAGGGGTCGCCGCCCGCCTGGGGCACGACGAGGCCGACATCCGCGCCTTCGTCGCCGAGTTCGGGCCCGCGGTGATCAAGCCCAGGTACGGATCCGGCAGCCTTGGCGTGCGCCTGGTGCAGGGCCCCGACGCGGTCACGGAAGTCGCGGCCTGGGCAGCGGAGTTCGGGCTGCACACGTTCGTGATGGAGCAGTACCTGCAGGGCCCCGAGTTCAGCGTGGAGGCGTTCAGCTTCGCGGGCGAGCACGTGGTCGTCGCGTACACGGCCAAGGAGAAGCTGGACTCGTTCGTCGAGCTCGGCCACGTACAGCCGGCGGGCCTCGACGCGGACACCACGGCCCGGATCGATTCGCTGGTCAGCAGGATGCTGGACGCCGTCGGAGTCACGGACGGCCCCTCGCACACCGAGGTGATCCTCACCTCCGACGGCCCTCGCCTGGTCGAGTCCCACAACCGGCGCGGCGGCGACCGGATCACCGACCTGGCCCACGAGGTGTACGGGACCGACATCGACGCGCTGGGCTTCCTCTGGTACGCGGACCGTACCGCGCCCATCACGCCGGGCCCGGCCAGGGGCGGCGGCGCCATCCGCTTCCTGACCGCCGAGCCGGGCATCGTCGAGTCCGTCACCGGAGCCGACGAGGTGCGCGCCGATCCGCGGGTGGTGGCCCTGCAGCTCTCCGTCGCGCCCGGTGACACGGTGGCCCCCATCGCCTGGTCGTACGACCGGTCCGGGCTGCTCATCGTCCGTGGCGACTCGGCCGACGAAGCGCGTGCCCTGGCCCACGAACTGGCCGCCCGGATCACCATCAGGACCCGGCCCGACACGGCGTCCGGCACACCGCGCTCCATCGCGGCCGTGGCCCCCCGTCCCGAACGGCTGCTCGGCACCACGCCCTCCGGGCCGGGCTCGTGA
- a CDS encoding MFS transporter: protein MKLTAGGRRLAAAALVQSLGIGLFMASSMAYFTRQVDLSANQVGSGLALAGVVALGTSLLGGALADRYGARRVLAAVYLGRGVCCAAYVFVTDFWQFMAVTLCAVACDRAGPPVLQALVAAALPERQERTRLLAVVNVVRNCGLGAGAMAAGVALASDTQAAYRFTLVAIGLAFLGGAVLVLRVPELAAPTAGAAPDGAAEQQVKSRVVPDARYLTLTGLNFLLFFFDTMLLVAMPVWILEHTDAPRATVSVLFALNTVLVVALQIPVSRLATGQRRTTRMLTWTGAVLAVSSLCFAASGSVAGGPAVAWLAAAVVTLSLAEVIANSAVWDLSIALAPEEQRGRYLSVFNLSVAGQRVLGPVLVTGLLLGSGALGWVVAAAVLVVAGVAAERVARAAGERMRVEVPVDA, encoded by the coding sequence GTGAAGCTCACCGCGGGCGGCCGCCGGCTCGCCGCCGCTGCGCTCGTCCAGTCGCTCGGCATCGGCCTGTTCATGGCGAGTTCCATGGCGTACTTCACCCGGCAAGTGGACCTTTCGGCGAACCAGGTGGGCTCCGGGCTCGCCCTTGCCGGTGTGGTGGCCCTGGGGACCTCGCTGCTCGGTGGGGCCCTCGCCGACCGGTACGGGGCACGGCGGGTACTCGCCGCCGTGTACCTGGGGCGGGGGGTGTGCTGTGCGGCGTACGTCTTCGTCACGGACTTCTGGCAGTTCATGGCGGTGACGCTGTGCGCGGTGGCGTGCGACAGGGCGGGGCCCCCGGTGCTCCAGGCACTGGTCGCCGCCGCCCTGCCGGAGCGTCAGGAGCGCACCCGGCTGCTCGCGGTGGTCAACGTCGTACGCAACTGCGGACTCGGGGCCGGTGCGATGGCGGCCGGTGTCGCGCTCGCCAGCGACACCCAGGCCGCCTACCGGTTCACGCTGGTCGCCATCGGGCTCGCCTTCCTCGGCGGTGCGGTGCTCGTGCTGCGGGTGCCCGAGCTCGCCGCGCCGACGGCCGGGGCAGCCCCGGACGGTGCAGCGGAACAGCAGGTCAAGAGCCGGGTGGTGCCCGATGCGCGCTATCTGACGCTGACCGGACTCAACTTCCTGCTGTTCTTCTTCGACACGATGCTGCTGGTCGCGATGCCCGTATGGATCCTGGAACACACGGATGCCCCGCGGGCCACCGTGTCCGTGCTGTTCGCGCTGAACACCGTGCTCGTCGTGGCGCTGCAGATCCCGGTCAGCAGGCTGGCGACCGGCCAGCGGCGCACCACCCGGATGCTGACGTGGACGGGCGCCGTGCTCGCGGTGAGCAGTCTGTGCTTCGCCGCGTCGGGCTCCGTCGCGGGCGGGCCCGCGGTGGCGTGGCTGGCCGCCGCGGTGGTGACGCTGTCCCTGGCCGAGGTGATCGCCAACTCCGCGGTGTGGGACCTGTCCATCGCCCTGGCCCCCGAGGAGCAGCGCGGACGCTATCTTTCGGTCTTCAATCTGAGCGTGGCCGGACAGCGGGTCCTCGGCCCCGTCCTGGTCACCGGGCTGCTGCTCGGCTCGGGTGCGCTCGGCTGGGTGGTGGCCGCGGCGGTGCTCGTGGTGGCGGGCGTCGCGGCCGAGCGGGTCGCCCGCGCGGCGGGGGAGCGGATGCGAGTCGAGGTGCCCGTCGATGCCTGA
- a CDS encoding flavin reductase family protein produces the protein MTTAAPTVGARQLRTALRGHASGVAVLTAATPAGPAGVTITSFTSVSAEPALVSFALAETSSTWARIKDCHRFGIQLLGAAQREVAERFAAAGVDRFAPPTRWHTGPHGVPLLDDCAAWLVGTRHHQLELGDHQLIVCAVEHVRIGAAGDSLVHLHGGLHAAPGVRAGGEGPGSVEG, from the coding sequence GTGACCACGGCGGCGCCCACGGTCGGCGCCCGTCAGCTGCGCACCGCACTGCGGGGGCACGCCTCCGGCGTCGCGGTGCTCACCGCGGCCACGCCCGCCGGCCCCGCCGGGGTGACGATCACCTCGTTCACCTCGGTGAGCGCCGAACCGGCGCTGGTCTCCTTCGCGCTCGCCGAGACGTCCTCGACCTGGGCCAGGATCAAGGACTGCCACAGGTTCGGGATCCAGCTGCTCGGCGCCGCCCAGCGCGAGGTGGCCGAGCGGTTCGCGGCCGCGGGCGTCGACCGGTTCGCCCCACCCACCCGCTGGCACACCGGCCCGCACGGAGTGCCCCTGCTCGACGACTGCGCCGCCTGGCTGGTCGGCACCCGCCACCACCAACTCGAACTCGGCGACCACCAGTTGATCGTCTGCGCCGTCGAACACGTACGCATCGGTGCCGCGGGCGACAGCCTCGTTCATCTGCACGGGGGCTTGCATGCGGCGCCGGGGGTGCGCGCTGGCGGGGAGGGGCCTGGGAGTGTGGAGGGGTGA
- a CDS encoding CBS domain-containing protein: MRAWVVRAGENGEREQAALEDGVLLAGWLGLGDLADTTTRDDIRASVAAAYPDEGPYTVGNWTGQLYRFVHEIQPGDLVVLPLKSLLVAVGRVDGAYEYRTAAADGMRHVRRVEWLVRDIDRQVVQSDLLDSMGSLLTVFELSRFGAAERVAALSEGKPDPGRPDADEFAATLTEPAKLYEEVRRRSADEPLTLSIRDFLGVWGVQRRYPAATEQIKSGLETRGLVTIPPFTEGTLDSQIAVLAGGAEPDESGTSAVTRLSGSSDLSAAVQSAAHAAGQLPDEEADVQTVAYRVSNLESANRMPESVQVGDSLGTAMTIMVLRGYGQLPVLDADGRLRGVVSWESIGRARMADPGADLQAATVRGQEADRSDDLLDWIGTIEQSGYVLVRDHDHKVCGLITASDLTVQFGTRVRPFVLVEEIEQRLRRVVDRCIPLDRIKAAVPRGRAAQVNSAANMTFGAYGHLLKAPENWAALGWAIDQQHFLAALEDCRRFRNDLMHFSPDPVTDDQLLPAQGLLELLRSVDPQV; the protein is encoded by the coding sequence ATGCGGGCCTGGGTGGTACGTGCGGGAGAGAACGGTGAGCGGGAACAGGCAGCGCTGGAGGACGGTGTTCTCCTCGCCGGGTGGCTCGGTCTGGGAGATCTCGCCGACACCACCACACGAGACGACATCAGGGCATCCGTGGCCGCCGCCTACCCCGACGAAGGGCCGTACACGGTCGGCAACTGGACCGGGCAGCTCTACCGCTTCGTCCACGAGATCCAGCCCGGCGATCTCGTCGTCCTTCCACTGAAGTCCCTGCTCGTGGCCGTCGGACGCGTGGACGGCGCCTACGAGTACCGCACGGCCGCCGCCGACGGGATGCGCCATGTACGACGAGTCGAGTGGCTCGTCAGGGACATCGACCGGCAAGTGGTGCAGTCAGACCTTCTGGACAGCATGGGCTCACTGCTCACCGTTTTCGAACTCAGCAGGTTCGGGGCAGCGGAACGCGTGGCCGCCTTATCCGAAGGCAAACCCGACCCCGGGCGTCCTGACGCCGACGAGTTCGCCGCCACCCTCACCGAACCCGCGAAGCTGTACGAGGAAGTGCGCCGGCGCAGCGCGGACGAGCCGCTCACCCTGTCCATCCGGGACTTCCTCGGCGTCTGGGGTGTCCAGCGTCGTTATCCGGCGGCGACCGAGCAAATCAAGAGCGGCCTGGAAACACGCGGTCTGGTCACCATTCCGCCCTTCACCGAGGGCACGCTGGACAGTCAGATCGCGGTACTGGCGGGCGGCGCCGAGCCCGACGAATCGGGAACGAGCGCGGTGACCAGGCTCTCCGGCAGCAGCGATCTGTCGGCCGCGGTCCAGAGCGCCGCGCACGCCGCTGGCCAACTGCCCGACGAAGAAGCCGATGTTCAAACCGTCGCCTACCGGGTGAGCAACCTCGAATCCGCCAATCGCATGCCCGAGTCCGTGCAGGTCGGGGACAGCCTCGGGACGGCCATGACGATCATGGTGTTGCGCGGTTACGGCCAGCTTCCCGTCCTCGACGCGGACGGGCGACTGCGCGGCGTCGTCAGCTGGGAGTCGATCGGGCGCGCCCGCATGGCCGATCCCGGGGCCGATCTACAGGCGGCGACGGTCCGTGGCCAGGAAGCGGATCGGTCGGACGACCTGCTCGACTGGATCGGGACCATCGAGCAGTCCGGATACGTTCTGGTGCGCGATCACGACCACAAGGTCTGCGGTCTGATCACCGCCTCCGACCTGACCGTCCAATTCGGCACCCGGGTACGCCCTTTCGTGCTCGTGGAGGAGATCGAGCAGCGTCTGCGCCGTGTGGTCGACCGGTGCATTCCGCTCGACCGCATCAAGGCGGCCGTACCTCGGGGCCGCGCCGCTCAGGTGAACTCTGCCGCCAACATGACCTTCGGGGCCTACGGGCACCTGCTCAAGGCCCCTGAGAACTGGGCCGCCCTCGGATGGGCCATCGACCAGCAGCACTTCCTCGCAGCGCTTGAGGACTGCCGCCGCTTCCGCAACGACTTGATGCACTTCAGCCCCGACCCCGTCACCGATGACCAGTTGCTTCCTGCGCAGGGGCTCCTCGAACTGTTGCGTTCCGTGGATCCGCAGGTCTGA
- a CDS encoding serine/threonine-protein kinase, translated as MKPLDTDADPCVVGPFELLARLGEGGMGIAYVAHRIRLDGLSDELAAAYRLIESDDSAEDDESRLVVVKMIQPDLLDGEPQARERFGREIDAVRAVVGGRVPAVIAADPEAVDPWFAMDYIAGPSLQIMVKESGTFAVGPYAALGLALVDALRAIHGARLLHRDLKPRNVVLGPDGPVVLDFGLAVLSERQSSQALTRTGDRLGTRPYMPLEQLTDTKHVKEPADVYALGATLFFALTGRPPYPIVPLMTEPNWDGIDTAFMPLLAQILVPAPGRRPDLDAVETSLLALLAGADLTPDLAAEQLRALVAAAGLTPELPSGVLADRADPAVRELAQKAVDAGAAPDAPWAEGAAADLAVDDLGFYGIVDTDEMDRAAEVDDRADSPDAYPPTLVDPAPAQPVEPVPQPTPGDEAPPQPEPDNGPSPTSYRLAPPQPAKEPSPHAPQSPPPAAQNVASRLRKAYAHRGNL; from the coding sequence ATGAAGCCGCTGGACACCGATGCCGACCCATGTGTGGTGGGGCCGTTCGAACTGCTCGCCCGGCTTGGCGAGGGGGGCATGGGTATTGCCTATGTGGCCCACAGGATCCGCCTGGACGGCCTATCGGACGAGCTGGCCGCGGCGTATCGCCTGATCGAGTCCGATGACTCCGCTGAGGACGACGAGTCGCGGCTCGTCGTGGTCAAGATGATTCAGCCGGACTTGCTGGACGGTGAGCCACAGGCCCGGGAGCGGTTCGGCAGGGAGATCGACGCCGTGCGTGCCGTGGTCGGCGGCCGCGTGCCAGCCGTGATCGCGGCGGATCCGGAGGCCGTCGACCCTTGGTTCGCCATGGACTACATCGCGGGGCCTTCCCTGCAGATCATGGTGAAGGAATCCGGCACTTTCGCTGTGGGGCCGTATGCCGCGCTCGGCCTGGCCCTCGTGGATGCCTTGCGCGCCATCCATGGTGCGAGACTGCTGCACCGTGATCTCAAGCCCCGCAACGTCGTTCTCGGCCCGGACGGCCCCGTGGTGCTGGACTTCGGTCTGGCGGTTCTCTCCGAGCGGCAGTCCAGCCAGGCGCTCACCCGGACCGGCGACCGCTTGGGCACGCGCCCGTACATGCCTCTCGAACAGCTCACGGACACCAAGCACGTCAAGGAACCCGCTGATGTGTACGCGCTCGGAGCCACCCTGTTCTTCGCCCTGACGGGCAGGCCTCCTTACCCGATCGTGCCGCTGATGACCGAACCGAACTGGGACGGCATCGACACTGCCTTCATGCCGCTGCTGGCTCAGATACTGGTGCCCGCACCGGGGCGGCGTCCGGATCTCGACGCCGTGGAGACCAGTTTGCTTGCCCTGCTGGCCGGCGCCGATCTGACACCCGACCTCGCGGCGGAGCAACTCAGGGCCCTCGTCGCCGCTGCCGGCCTGACTCCCGAGCTGCCTTCCGGGGTGCTCGCCGACCGCGCCGACCCGGCCGTGCGTGAACTGGCCCAGAAGGCGGTCGATGCGGGTGCGGCACCGGACGCCCCATGGGCCGAGGGTGCCGCCGCGGATCTGGCCGTCGACGACCTCGGCTTCTACGGGATCGTGGACACGGATGAGATGGACAGGGCGGCGGAGGTCGACGACCGGGCCGACAGCCCCGACGCTTACCCGCCGACACTCGTCGACCCCGCCCCGGCGCAGCCCGTGGAACCCGTCCCGCAGCCGACGCCCGGCGACGAGGCCCCTCCCCAGCCGGAGCCCGACAACGGCCCCAGCCCCACGAGCTACCGCCTCGCACCCCCGCAGCCCGCGAAGGAACCGTCGCCCCACGCCCCGCAATCGCCTCCCCCGGCCGCGCAGAATGTCGCCTCCCGGTTGCGCAAGGCGTACGCACACCGCGGGAACTTGTAG
- the ectB gene encoding diaminobutyrate--2-oxoglutarate transaminase, which yields MTTAEPATAGPATPGSDTAVFDELESAVRTYCRRFPAVFTRAAGHRMWDADGREYTDFLSGAGALNYGHNPPEVRAALIDYLQADGPVHGLDLHTGAKAGFLHRFREVVLAPRGLDHRVQFTGPTGTNAVEAAFKTARRVTGRTDIIAFTGGFHGLSLGALAASATSFKRGAAGVPLGHVTRMPYEGYAGEGVDTIDYLTRMLDDPGSGIDLPAAFVVETVQGEGGLAAASAPWLRRLAEVARERGILLIVDDIQAGCGRTGTFFSFEEAGIVPDLICLSKSISGFGLPMALVLVRPELDQLGPGEHSGTFRGNNLAFVTATACLDRWADPEFASQVRRNAAALGERLTELAAKFADLGCTVLGRGLIRGLGFTDPTLADRVSRAAFTRGLLVETSGARGQVLKIMPPIVADAEELAPGLALLADAIASAAQEHVSEGDLS from the coding sequence ATGACCACCGCCGAACCGGCCACCGCAGGGCCGGCGACCCCCGGATCGGACACGGCCGTCTTCGACGAGCTCGAATCGGCCGTACGCACCTACTGCCGGCGCTTTCCCGCCGTCTTCACGCGGGCGGCAGGACACCGCATGTGGGACGCGGACGGCCGCGAGTACACCGACTTCCTGTCGGGCGCCGGTGCGCTGAACTACGGCCACAACCCGCCCGAGGTGCGCGCCGCGCTCATCGACTACCTGCAGGCCGACGGGCCGGTCCACGGCCTCGACCTGCACACCGGCGCGAAGGCCGGGTTCCTGCACCGCTTCCGCGAGGTGGTGCTCGCGCCGCGCGGGCTCGACCACCGGGTGCAGTTCACCGGCCCGACCGGCACCAATGCCGTCGAGGCGGCGTTCAAGACGGCCCGCCGGGTCACCGGACGCACCGACATCATCGCCTTCACCGGCGGCTTCCACGGCCTCTCGCTCGGCGCGCTCGCCGCGTCCGCCACCTCGTTCAAGCGCGGGGCGGCCGGGGTGCCGCTCGGCCACGTCACGCGGATGCCGTACGAGGGGTACGCGGGTGAAGGCGTCGACACCATCGACTACCTCACGCGGATGCTCGACGACCCGGGCAGCGGCATCGACCTGCCCGCGGCCTTCGTGGTGGAGACGGTGCAGGGCGAGGGCGGCCTCGCGGCGGCGAGCGCGCCGTGGCTGCGCAGGCTCGCCGAAGTGGCGCGCGAGCGGGGCATCCTGCTGATCGTCGACGACATCCAGGCCGGGTGCGGGCGCACCGGCACCTTCTTCAGCTTCGAAGAGGCGGGCATCGTCCCCGACCTGATCTGCCTGTCCAAGTCCATCAGCGGCTTCGGGCTGCCCATGGCCCTCGTCCTGGTCCGCCCCGAGCTCGACCAGCTGGGCCCCGGCGAGCACAGCGGCACCTTCCGCGGCAACAACCTGGCCTTCGTCACCGCCACGGCCTGCCTGGACCGCTGGGCGGATCCGGAGTTCGCCTCGCAGGTGCGGCGCAACGCCGCCGCACTGGGAGAGCGACTCACCGAACTGGCCGCCAAGTTCGCGGATCTCGGCTGCACCGTGCTGGGCCGCGGCCTGATCCGCGGGCTCGGGTTCACCGACCCGACGCTCGCGGACCGGGTGTCACGGGCCGCCTTCACGCGCGGACTCCTGGTGGAGACGTCCGGCGCCCGCGGCCAGGTCCTCAAGATCATGCCGCCGATCGTGGCGGACGCCGAAGAGCTGGCGCCCGGCCTCGCCCTCCTCGCCGACGCCATCGCGTCGGCCGCACAAGAGCACGTATCCGAAGGGGACCTGAGTTGA